GTCGCGGTGCCGGCGGATCGCGATCGGCATCTCCTCCGGCCGGTGCGCGCCCGGGTCCCGCGCGGCGAACCAGCAGGCGGTGATCATCCGGACCTCGATCGGCAGTGACCGCAGCGGTTCCAGCGCGGGCGCCCACGGGCCGGGGGCGAACACGACGTGGTCGACGTCGAACGTGCTGCTGTCGCTGCTGATCCGCCAGCCCCGCGCGGTCTCGGCGACGTCGGTGACGCGGTGGTGGGGCAGGACCTCGGCGCCCTCGTCGGCGGCGACGCGCAGCGCGGCCTGCACGGCGGGTTCCGGGCGCAGCACGCCGGCGGCCGGGTCGAGCACCGCGACCTCGTCGTCGTCGAACCGGTGCTGCGGGAACCGCTTGCGGGCTTGTGCGGCGTCGAGCACCTCGTGGTCGAGGTCGTGCGCCTCGGCGCAGCGCCGGACCGCCTGGACGTCGGGGTGGTCGGCGGGGCCGATGGTCAAGCCGCCGCACAGGGTGAGCAGCTCGGTGCCCGCGGCGCGTTCCAGGTCGCGCCACAGCCGCTCGGCGCGCTGCAGCAGCGGGACGTAGTGCGAGCCCTCCTTGTAGGCGGTGCGGAAGATGCGCGACTCGCCGGCGGAGGCGCCGCGGTCGTGGCCGGGGGAGTGGGTGTCGAGGGCGAGGACGTCGGCTCCTCGCCGGGCGAGCTGCCAGCTGGTCATGGCACCGATCACGCCGGTGCCGATCACTGCGACGCGAGGTCGGCTCATGGTCGCTCCAGGGGTGTGGAGGAGTGGGTGGGGACCGCCGCTGGAGACGCGGGTGTCCCGCGGTCGGCCGCACCGGCCGACCGCTCTCTCGGAGTGGAAAGGTCAGTCCGAAGTGGACAGGACCGTGTGCTCGATGAAGAACTCGACGAGGTCCGGGCGGATGATGTGCCACATGGCCTCGGCGAGCTTGCCGTTGGTCAGCCAGGTCAACCGGCGGAGCCGGATCACCGCCCCGCCCACGGGCAGGTGCAACCGGGCTGCGGTGTCCTCGTCGAGGAGGACCGGGTCGATGTAGACACGGGACTTGGCGGCCGGCACGCCGGTGCGGGCGAAGTGGGCGTGCACGGTCAGGTGCTCGAGGTCCTCGTCCAGCAGTCGAGGTGCCAGCGAGAACGGGACGCAGGACAGTTCCACGGCGATCGGGTTGTCGTCCACGTCGAACTTCAGCCGCCGCAGCTGGTTCACCGGCGCGTCCTCGGGCACGCCGGGCAGTTCGACGTCGGCCTCGCGCGCCGGGATCACCGACGCCGAGTCCACCGCGTGCCGCCCCGGGATCTCCGGGCCCGGCAGCGTCGGGTTCACCATGCGCAGCAGGTTCTCCTGCCGCGCGCCTTCGGCGACGAAGGTGCCGCGCCGCCGGTGGCGTTCCACCAGTCCGGCCTGCGCCAGCTCGGTGAGCACCCGCTGCGCGGTCGCGCGGCTGACCGAGTGCTGCCGCTGGAGCTCGGCCTCGGTGGGCAACCGGGCACCGGGCGGCAGCGCACCGGAGCGGATCTTCTGCTCCAGCTCGGTGCGGATGCGCAGGTACGCGGGTGTCGCCACGGGGAGGAACCTAGCGCGCTGTCAATTGACCGGTCAATACTCGATTCGAACGGTCGAGTGGGCGTGGATATGTACGGCCATAGTCGTCGCAGGAGCGGTATGACGGCATTGACACGTCGGCAGGGAGCGGGCAATGCTGACCTGCGATTGGCCGTACAAATCCTCGGCGGGAAGGAGAACGGGTCGATGCTTCCGCTGGAAGGCGTGACCGTGGTGTCCCTGGAGCAGGCGGTCGCCGCCCCGTTCGCCACCCGGCAGCTGGCCGACCTCGGCGCCCGGGTGATCAAGGTCGAGCGCCCGACCGGGGACTTCGCCCGCGGCTACGACACCACGGTCAAGGGGCTCTCCAGCCACTTCGTCTGGCTCAACCGCAACAAGGAGAGCATCGTCCTGGACCTCAAGTCCGCCGCCGACCGCGAGACGATGGACAAGCTGCTGGCCCGCGCGGACGTGTTCGTGCAGAACCTCGCGCCGGGCGCCGCGGCCCGGCTCGGCCTCGGCGCCGAGGAACTGCGGGCGAAGGACCCGCGGCTGATCGTCTGCGACCTCTCCGGCTACGGCAGCACCGGGCCGTACCGCGACAAGAAGGCCTACGACCTGCTGATCCAGTGCGAGACCGGTCTGGTCTCCATCACCGGCAGCCCGGAGGAGCCCGCCAAGACGGGCATCTCGACCGCGGACATCGCCGGCGGCATGTACGCGTTCACCGGTGTGCTCACCGCGCTCTACGAGCGCGAGCGCACCGGGCGGGGCACGGCGTTCGAGGTGTCGCTGTTCGACGCGCTGGGCGAGTGGATGGGCTTCCCGTACTACTACTCCTACGGCGGTGCCGAGCCGCCGCGCGCCGGGGCCCGGCACGCGGCCATCGCGCCCTACGGGCCGTTCGCCGCGGGGGACGGCGGGCGGGTGTTCCTCGGGGTGCAGAACGAGCGGGAATGGGTGAAGTTCTGCGAGGAGGTGCTCGAGCGGCCCGAGCTGGCGACCGATCCGCGCTTCGACGCCAACCCGAAGCGGGTGGCCAACCTCGGCGAGCTGCAGGTCGCCATCGAGGAGGTGTTCGCCTCGATGAGCAGCGGCGAGATCGAGCAGCGGCTGGAGCGGGTCGGCATCGCCAACGCCCGGATGCGCACCGTCGCCGAGTTCGCCGAGCACCCGCAGCTGGCGGCCCGCGACCGCTGGCGCGAGGTCGACACCCCGGCCGGGCCGGTCCGCGCCCTGCTGCCGCCGGTGACGGTGCCGGGACGCGAACCGCGCATGGACCCGATCCCGGAGGTCGGCCAGCACACCGAGGCCATCCTCGCCGAGCTCGACGGAGACTGAGCACGGTTGCTGGGGCGCCGTTGTCGCGGCGCCCCAGCCGGTCGGTCAGATGTGGCGGCCGCCGGTGATCTCCAGGACGCAGCCCGTCATGTAGGACGACATCTCCGACGCCAGGAACAGGACCACGGAGGCGACCTCGGAGGGCTCGCCCGCGCGCTGCATCGGGATCTCCGCCAGCTTGGCCTGCCAGACGTCCTCGCGCAGCGCCGTGGTCATGTCGGTGCGGATCAGGCCCGGCTGCACCGCGTTGACCCGCACGCCCTTGTGCGCGACCTCCTTGGCCGCGGCCTTGGTCAGGCCGACGATGCCGGCCTTGGCCGCGCTGTAGTTGGTCTGGCCGACCATGCCGACCTTGCCGGAGATCGACGAGACGTTGACGATGGAGCCGCTGCCCTGCTCGCGCATCACCGCCGCCGCGGCCCGGGTGCCCAGCCAGGCGCCCTTGACGTGCACGTCCAGCACCGCCTCGAAGTCGTCCAGGGTCATCTTGCGCATCGTGGCGTCACGGGTGATGCCGGCGTTGTTCACCATCACGTCCAGCGAGCCGAACTCGCCGGTGGCGGTCTCGATCGCGGCCTGCACCGCGTCGGGGTCGGTCACGTCGCAGGCCACGCCGATCGCCGTGCCCGCACCGCCGAGCTGTTCCGCCGACCGCTTCGCCAGGTCACCGTCGATGTCGGCGAGCACCACCTTCGCGCCCTCCGCGACGAACCGCTCCGCGATCGCGAACCCGATCCCCTTGCCGCCGCCGGTGATCACCGCGACCTCGTCCTGCAGCATCCACGAACCTCCTCAGCAGACAGTCGTCGTCACAACGTGCGGGCGGTGCCGAACACCGCGGTCACCTGGCTGGACAGCACCCCGCCGTTGCCGTGCGCGAGCGCCACGTCCGCGCCCTCCACCTGCCGAGCGCCGCACTCGCCGCGGAGCTGGCGCACCGCCTCGATGACGGTGAAGATGCCGTACATGCCCGGGTGGCAGTAGGACAGCCCACCGCCGTTGGTGTTCACCGGCAGCTCGCCGCCCGGCGCGATGCGGCCCTCGGCGACGAACGAGCCGCCCTCGCCCTTCGCGCAGAACCCGAGGTCCTCCAGGAACAGCACCGGGTTGATCGTGAAGGCGTCGTAGAGCTCGACCACGTCGACGTCCTGCGGTCCGAGGCCGGCCATCGCGAACGCCCGGGCGCCGGACTCGGTCGCCGCGGTCACCGTCAGGTCCGGCATCTCCGAGATGCTGCGGTGCGAGGTGGCCTCGCCGACGCCGAGCAGGTACACCGGGTCGCCGCGGAGGTCGCGTGCGCGGTCGGCGCTGGTGAGCACCACGGCGCCGCCGCCGTCGGTGAC
This region of Saccharopolyspora hordei genomic DNA includes:
- the solA gene encoding N-methyl-L-tryptophan oxidase, with product MSRPRVAVIGTGVIGAMTSWQLARRGADVLALDTHSPGHDRGASAGESRIFRTAYKEGSHYVPLLQRAERLWRDLERAAGTELLTLCGGLTIGPADHPDVQAVRRCAEAHDLDHEVLDAAQARKRFPQHRFDDDEVAVLDPAAGVLRPEPAVQAALRVAADEGAEVLPHHRVTDVAETARGWRISSDSSTFDVDHVVFAPGPWAPALEPLRSLPIEVRMITACWFAARDPGAHRPEEMPIAIRRHRDAGFSCFPVLDGASVKVVPHHLGWPTLQSPDELPRSAAPAFARAASDAAQRLLPGVTPHPVRIGTYAEGFTPDEHALLGPLPGHPGATVMTGFSGHGFKLAPVFGEIGADLVLRGSTAHDTRHLDPHRFA
- a CDS encoding UTRA domain-containing protein — encoded protein: MATPAYLRIRTELEQKIRSGALPPGARLPTEAELQRQHSVSRATAQRVLTELAQAGLVERHRRRGTFVAEGARQENLLRMVNPTLPGPEIPGRHAVDSASVIPAREADVELPGVPEDAPVNQLRRLKFDVDDNPIAVELSCVPFSLAPRLLDEDLEHLTVHAHFARTGVPAAKSRVYIDPVLLDEDTAARLHLPVGGAVIRLRRLTWLTNGKLAEAMWHIIRPDLVEFFIEHTVLSTSD
- a CDS encoding CaiB/BaiF CoA transferase family protein, with product MLPLEGVTVVSLEQAVAAPFATRQLADLGARVIKVERPTGDFARGYDTTVKGLSSHFVWLNRNKESIVLDLKSAADRETMDKLLARADVFVQNLAPGAAARLGLGAEELRAKDPRLIVCDLSGYGSTGPYRDKKAYDLLIQCETGLVSITGSPEEPAKTGISTADIAGGMYAFTGVLTALYERERTGRGTAFEVSLFDALGEWMGFPYYYSYGGAEPPRAGARHAAIAPYGPFAAGDGGRVFLGVQNEREWVKFCEEVLERPELATDPRFDANPKRVANLGELQVAIEEVFASMSSGEIEQRLERVGIANARMRTVAEFAEHPQLAARDRWREVDTPAGPVRALLPPVTVPGREPRMDPIPEVGQHTEAILAELDGD
- the fabG gene encoding 3-oxoacyl-ACP reductase FabG → MLQDEVAVITGGGKGIGFAIAERFVAEGAKVVLADIDGDLAKRSAEQLGGAGTAIGVACDVTDPDAVQAAIETATGEFGSLDVMVNNAGITRDATMRKMTLDDFEAVLDVHVKGAWLGTRAAAAVMREQGSGSIVNVSSISGKVGMVGQTNYSAAKAGIVGLTKAAAKEVAHKGVRVNAVQPGLIRTDMTTALREDVWQAKLAEIPMQRAGEPSEVASVVLFLASEMSSYMTGCVLEITGGRHI